The region CGATGCAACTTGAGCTAGACGTGGCTTCTTCCAATAGCATACGGTTGCTGTCGGTTCAGGTTCTTCGCTTCGCCGATGGACCCACATCAAAAAAGCAATGACGTGCTTACAACCtcctgaaaataattatatgctATGAGTTCCTATCAATTCATTAGCTAACTAGATTAGcaagtatattatatgttacCTGCCGAGGCTGCACAATCTTCACAAGTGACTCTTTCTATCGATTCGTTTTCTTCATCGACGATCATTGAAACAGCATATGCTTTGCTGTTCATCCTATGTTCGGGACACACTCTTCCACGAACGTTACACAAATTTCCTTCTCTTCGGGCTCTACGTATCCAACTGCAGCGTCGCCATAATCCTCTCTTTCGGCTCTAGATATGAAACGATTTTTATAGGTTATTGTACGTTACTAAAATTACAATACGTTTATATTCAAGAAAGCAAAAGGACAGAAAATCCGATTGTACATATGCACCATTGGGTATTGTTACGAGCTTCGATTAGTAATAGTAAAATGCGAAATAATGTTCGGAAAACTTAACTTACCTTCGAGCCTTGACACCCCTCGTTTCGGCCGCATTAAAATAATCACTTTCCGAGAAAAAATCGGTAACCATCAATACTGTCACTTTAGGAAGATTATCGGATTGTGCTTTGACGAATCCGATGTTCATTTTGGAGCAAAATAAGAAGTCACGAACAAAAACCGTGACAAGCCTGTACAAATCTAACGCTACGGATTTGAATCTGCTAGTTTATGACGTCACGGCACATGGCGTCCAATCACAACGCGTTTCTACCAACTGCGAATTTCGtcctttttaatttcgtttttaataataattaacattaTAAAATACCTTCCTAAGCGGTAATTCACATTTAAATAGCATAATGTTCAATATTCAGTAatgatccgatttttttttttttttttttggacgacCCTATTCGTTGGTCGGAGGCTTGTCGAGTTCGCGGGGAATTCCCCACATCCGTGCAACCGTCGTTATACCGACAAGATGGGGCGTAGGTTGGATGTCGCGAATCGGGTTTTTCCTCCGAATTAAcgtcgtttttgattttttatccaatCAGAGagtataaaaggaaaaaaaaatgtatcaaaaaaaaaaaggacgagtaCGCTACATCCAACCTACTCCGTCTCCTTGTGAATATATTTGTGACGCTACCACGCCACCATAATGGCGGAAGACAGTTCGCAACATATTTTACACGATAGCCTGTGTCATTATCGGTTGAATTTCGTACGGTACGTTTCAATCAATGGAGCAGAAATATTGTCTCATTAAATTAACCCATTAGAAAATgtcagaaaataaattacagatacgagcaccgattttACAAGTTTTGAACTATCCCGGTTAGGCTTTACATACAAAGTGTTATTTCTGTATTTATATCCCAAATAAGACATGACATATGATCACACTGTATTTCTGACCGTTACATGTTACATATCTGGTGTAACAATGAGAATTTGAGTCGGATGTGTGGCAAACAAAATGTTAGTCAAATAAGCTCTACTCACCGGCCATGAGGATTGTTCGTGAAAGACTGATGAAAGCGGTGGGTGTCGCACTGCGTCGGCGGCGTGATCCGAAATCTCTTCAGTGCAGTGCTACCACCAATTAGGCTACCACTATTTAATATTACACGCCACCCCTCTTCGCTGGAATGACTGAAAGGAAAATACAGTTGGTACTACGATGCAGCGCCAATCACGGCCGATTTCAGTTCTGTGCATGCGCGAGCTTTACCGCGTTCCCACCGGAATCCTATcttatctacactcaacgtcTAGGGTCCTCTTTTCGAGAATCGCACCCCTGATCGACTCGCCTTTCGCGATAGTGATTTCAAAGCTGTTCAACATACTTTTTGCCAATGCTGTTCGGGCTAACAAGTGAGTCCGAATGGCTTTTGCACAAGCATGACCTCATAACAAATCGCAGATCTTTTGGATATGCGAGAAAAGTCGCAGATTAATAAATATCGAGTCGGTACGTACTATCTATGCGACATGCGAATCGTGCAGTATGAGATTCAAAACAAAAGGCAGTTCGACAAAAGTGCGCTTGGTAGTAAAGGCAAAATTAATATCCATATCATAATCATTTCTTATTCACAGCAATGGACATGGGATATCAGAACGTTGTTCAGCTTTATATGcctgaaaaattagaaaataattctgtTTATAATGAAAGACTGCGGTTCCACGTACGAGACGATCCATTTGAATTGTCGGAACTACAATTTACTAAGCTCTTCCgattgaagaaagaaacagCTCACAGAGTCATAGATATTGAAGAAGAATATTCATTAGGACCATCAAAAACTTCAGCTTTGGACGCAAGCGTACGAGTAAATTTGAACTTAATCTGACGGTTGCGTTGAAAACCCAGTTATTTCGAATTCTGCTTAGCGAACCCTAACTCTCGAGTTTTGCTTGGAGGAACGGCCGTTTCGAAATCATAGCCGGTTTTCACAcagaatatttcaatattacaATCAGCGCATTCGAGCTAGACAAATTATATTCCAGTATATGTTTATTGCCCTCCGGTTACAAATCAAACACAAAACAGAAATACAAACATACTGATGAATATAGGAACAGTCACCTTGAAACATAATATGATTCCACTACAAGTCATCGCAGCATTATACTTTATCGGATCAGGTAGCTATCAGAATTGCATTGCAGGGAATACTACCGTTGCTATGAGTCAAACATCGATCAGCGGATGTATTCGCAATGTTAAGAATATTCTGAGTTCACCAAAAGTGTTTGATACTTGGGTACGCTTCATTCTTAATAATATGGAGAAGCTTCAACAACTACCTAACAAGTAAGGAAAGATTGCATTTATAAAGTTACATATTATCATCTGTATGGTCGTGCTCtattacatttattatacatataaatatagattttGGGTGGAGAAGCAGTTTCCTGGTGCAATTGGTTGTATAGATTGTACTCACGTAGCGATATTACCACCTccaaaagaagatgaaaattatcctgAACATATCGATGTCAATAGAAAAGCACATCATTCCATTAACGTACAATTAGtaaaaatgtaatgaaatcTCATCAGGCGTTAGTACTGATGAAACAACTGTAATTCAATCTCTAGATTTGTGATACTGAACTTAGAATTTTAAACGTCGATTCTCGATACCCTGGAAGTACTCGTGATTCCTACATTTGGAATAACACTAATGTGATTCCCATAATGCAAGAAATTTATAATCGTAGGCACCATTATTTCTTGCTAGGTAATACATGCAATACGCGATATCCAAAATCATAATTAAGTATGTTTCGCAACACTCCATTTGTGTTAACAATAGGTGATTCTGGCTACGCGTTAAGACCGTGGATGACAAAACTAACCGTGACTTTGAAACCTCAAGGTGTGGCACACCAAGGATTATATACCAGGAATTCATGTTTTCAGATATGGAATTTGCAACAAAGCTGCTGCGCCATGCGAAATTGAGTCACGCTGCGAGTTCCAAAAGTAAATAGTGAAGTACTATACTGTCAAAATAATCCaaacgtatttttatttcagataaacacagtattcttttttcttagtAGCTTCTAATACACATCAccatcaacaacaacagcaataCCAATTACCACTGCCGCTACAACAGCAATATCAACTACCACTACCGTTACAAAAACAACCACAGCTACAACCAGAGCTACAACAACAGCTGCAGCAACAGCAGATACAGCAACAGTAGGATGAAAACTGTGACGAATGTAAAATTATCTGTTTATAAAGAAACGTATTTCGACTCCCAAGTCAAAGATTTACAAAGGTAATTAgtcaaattttcttatttacaAATCTTTACAAATTCTTACACATTTCGAAATGTTTTACCGATTTGCAAGTGTAATCGTCAACAACCATCGCTTAGCGATGCCTTCCTGTTTGGCTTGTTCATCAATACGAACGGCATTTATATTTTCCACACGAGGTTCAACAATTACGGGTATGTGGAACAGATCACCACGTTGTAAGCATATATTGTGGAGAATCCAACAGGCGATAATGTATCTACGTATCAGGTCTGTTCGCCTCATAGGGAGAATATCTAGTAAACAACTAAATCGACCTTTGAGGAGAGCAAATGACGTTTCAATAATCATGCGTGCTGAAGACAGGCATCGATTGAAATTCACTTCATCTTCCTGAAGGTGACCATTGTCCTTGTCTGGCACCATTATGTGCTTTTGAATAGAGTATGCTGCATCACCAAGCAAGTGACTGTCTTCAGGAAATTTATTTGCATTGCACATCTCTTGGAACTGAGACAATTGAAAAACACGCATGTCGTGTACTGATCCGACCTGACCTGCGTAGCAATGGATGATTTCCATATCCGCATTACAAACAGCCTGCAAATGTGGGTAGCAGATTATTGAATATGATTTAATTACTTTATCCAGGTTAATATTAGGATTCGTTATCTCTACCTGCAATTGAATGGAATGATATCCCTTGCGGTTGACGTATGCTTCAGGATGATCTTTCCGTGCACTTATTTTAGTGTACGTGCCATCAATTACTCCAATGGCTTTAAGGAACCCATATGATAAATTTAACTTGTTCCACGTCTGTTCGGCTTCATCTCTGGTGGGCCACCTGATGAAGCTTCATGACGGTACAGGGCTTTTGTGACTCTGAATAAAGCACGCCAAGCAGTTGCTGTACCCGCATCAAATCTTGTAGATACTGAGCTGAGACATTAAAATGGGAGTCACAGGTCATTTATTGTAAAATGTAAGTAAGTCATTATTCAAGAATCTATTTCTCTGTACCGGAAAAAATGTGGTGTAGCCAAAATCCATATTGCtatcaataattgttttttcggGGATATAGGAAATCGTCCTGATCTGCGTGATTGTCTCTCCAATTGTGGACGAAGTAGGTCGAGCAGATACTCGAAAGTATCCGGCCGCATTCTGAAACATATATTCAAGTTGGTAGAATATAACAGCCGACTTAAGCAAACAGAAGTTCAAATGGCttcataatattttatttacttaccGAAAATGTAACTTGAACTCGCGTTCTGAATATAATGGGATAATATTTTCGACGAACCTAACATCCGTCTTGGCACTCTACTTCGTCGATAATACCTGAAGACATATGCAAGAAActcattttcatcatcggaCTCGCTTTCGCCAGAAGATTCTATTAATCTTTCAGCAAGTAACAACACATCAACGGCTGTCCGTTAGGCGTCGGCCATTTTTACTGTTTCATTTCAGCAGCATTCAATTTCGATGCAACTGGCAACTCGAAGTAGAAAACGGAACGCGGTTGGCAGTCAACTGCGTGACGTCACGGTTAGCAGTACTGCAAGTACACAAACCGTGTCCATAAGTGGAggatgtaaacattgcgcgatttgatttaggttcacgcaaaatatcactagtcgaatttacatcGACTTGTATCGACCGGCGCCCGATCCCCCGATCtttgctgtggcgctgctgtaaattcgaccagggatattttgcgtgatctgttatgatccacggcgttgtcacctcacaaaactgacacagctattcaacgatgatttaacgataaacgagacgcgttaGCAGTCTGAAGGAGTTAGCAGTTAGAAGTTAGCATCCAATTATTATCCTCAATGAgtctcgtttattgtccttttcttacaacactcGTTTCGAATGCATCGatggcaagtgtttactctgtcatcgacggagatcatcctgtcctatttaattcaccgtatcatttctctgatcaaaataacaacatcagtcgtggtttctacgatattatcgacagatgGATTCTAATGTTTttggtaaacacgccgtggatcataacagtcgtggccggtcgatgcgatccccctacctctgctgtggcgctgctgtaaattcgaccagGGATATTTGGCGCGAACCGGGATCAAATCGCGCGATGTTTACATGCTccacttatgaacacggtttgtgtaTGTACATTTCGTAATGCACCCATAGCACTACAGGACGCTCCAAGCGCttcatgtacgtatgtacgtcatCAATGACGTCATTAATTTCGCTACAAAACGCCTCACCTCCGCCGATGGGACATTGGGAGCGACGCCCGTCGTAAAGCGGGTATTTCGAAAGTTCACGTGGCGCCAACCCATGACGCTTGGATCGTTCTCACTCAGATTTTGTCGTCGGGTTGATTTTTACgacaaaatatgaatatatcgggtaaaatgtaaaaacaaTTCAGTTACAACTGTTGGACGCAGAGACAGAAATATGTTATGTGTTCAATTTATCTCCAGAAGATTATACACGTGCCCAGAACGGTAAGatatgatttcatttttggatCCTATTACACTTGTCAGAATGAAGTTGTGTGGTATTTGTTGAGCATTATCAAAATCTTATCTCATATTCACAGTAACAAATGATCAGAAAACGCTGAAAAGACAGAAAACTTACAAGGAAACCGAAGTGAAGAAGCTGTGGAAGATGAAGAACTCGAAGCTCCTGTGACGTTGCATTTGAGATTCAACGTCCCAGCAGCTGCCCAACTGAAACGGGTAGCGAAATTACGCGCAGAAAGACGTCCGAAATACCGACAAAACCCTGGGAGAAATCAAAGTGTGACACTCATTAGGCAGGTTAACGTAGTTTTAATACGCTTTGTGATTTATGTTTGCATAACTCGGTAACTACGACTGAACGAAGACATCTTTACCGCATCCCGAAGACATCTCTACCGCACCATGAAGGCATCTCTTCCACACCCGTGATTCTCTCAGTACTGCACCATGACTTCCTGCTATGTTTTATGCCACTGATATCTACCGCTATGTCGAATCTCCCGGATGTGCAGCTCCGGATTGCTAGGTTGCAAATGCATCGGAGGGTAGCATCCCATATATGAGAGGGCTGTTGATTATTTGAGGATCAAAATCAGATGGAGTGAAAGGATTCTCGCTATATCGCAAGCTGACCGATTCCCGAAGCAGCGTGGGAAATAGGGCCACTCGCTACGGCAACAGGGTCCCGCTGCGGTCGAATCCCGAAGGAAGAAATGAAGTTCTGCTCGAGGCAAAAATCAGCTACACCACCTAGTGTTCTCGTCTCCGGTTCCGACGTCATATCGGCCCTCAGAAAGGCCTATGATAGTATCGCAGCCCAAAGGGAAGTAACCGTCGTGTCGATGGGTGAGTATAGCACCCCACGACGTCTGGAGGAGGAACAGGATGAGCGCAACATTCTCAGGCCTCCCCGTGCCACAGCTGATTGTTGGTTTCTGGTGAACCTTCCACCTGTGGTGTTCTTCTAGCTAGGGCCGGAAGGTCGAGAGGCTACCGCACCAGGGAGAAGCCCAAAAAACGCACCTACACCGCATGACATACGCAGCAAGTTCTCGCCTGCAAATATTACAATTACTTTACCGAGTTCCACATTTGCTGcacgagaggaaaagagagcaGCATAGTGCATACCGgtgagtgtagataggaatagaggtgcgggagacgtggtgggggtatgcttATGTACTTTTCAAGAGCTTTGCCGCCCCACTAGTAGATGGCGCTGACAAAAATTGCCCGTttttacgcacacgcagagcggtctcgcgtacatgagaAGGCTCACACATTcaaaggctcacggacggccCGAGCTTTCTCGCCCCACTAC is a window of Athalia rosae chromosome 8, iyAthRosa1.1, whole genome shotgun sequence DNA encoding:
- the LOC125502111 gene encoding putative nuclease HARBI1 yields the protein MNIGTVTLKHNMIPLQVIAALYFIGSGSYQNCIAGNTTVAMSQTSISGCIRNVKNILSSPKVFDTWVRFILNNMEKLQQLPNKFWVEKQFPGAIGCIDCTHVAILPPPKEDENYPEHIDVNRKAHHSINVQLVKM